One genomic segment of Bacteroidota bacterium includes these proteins:
- a CDS encoding FAD-dependent monooxygenase — MIPTDTDAVVVGAGPAGALLALLLARQGVRVTLLEKYTDFDRAFRGNTLNPATLRLLDHLGLLDVVRRLPHVSTTHFTAVTPEGTIRFADFAEWAAHADSPHGEVVMTPQRCFLPLVLDAAAQHDGFTLVTGADVQELIEHEGAIRGVRYERKGVTHEVRAPLTIACDGRHSRVRTLAGLQVERRPAPIDVLWFHLPKRPHDAATMDEAAGAYFRFGPGTMVALMDAGERWQVGLILAKNALLDLKVQGLDAFRARIAATVPDVADRLDTLRSWDETALLSIETSRLERWHRPGLLCLGDAAHAMSPVGMVGINLAIQDAEATAARLGPKLVAGHDITDADLAAVQRQRQGLIRLAQTVQDLVHRLVMRPALRGPDAYRFPAPVRTLLTWSPLRRRATQLIAEGRLW, encoded by the coding sequence ATGATCCCGACTGATACCGACGCCGTCGTGGTAGGTGCGGGGCCTGCGGGGGCGCTGCTGGCGCTCCTGCTCGCGCGACAAGGCGTGCGCGTGACGCTGCTGGAGAAGTACACCGACTTCGACCGCGCCTTCCGAGGCAACACGCTCAACCCGGCCACGCTGCGGCTCCTCGACCACCTCGGGCTGCTAGACGTTGTGCGCCGCCTCCCGCACGTGTCGACTACGCACTTCACCGCCGTCACCCCTGAGGGTACGATCCGGTTCGCCGACTTCGCCGAGTGGGCCGCCCACGCCGATTCGCCGCACGGCGAGGTCGTGATGACGCCGCAGCGCTGCTTCCTCCCGCTCGTCCTCGATGCGGCGGCGCAGCACGACGGCTTCACGCTCGTCACGGGCGCGGACGTGCAAGAGCTGATCGAACACGAAGGCGCGATCCGAGGCGTGCGCTACGAGCGCAAGGGCGTGACGCACGAGGTCCGCGCCCCGCTCACCATCGCGTGCGACGGACGGCACTCGCGGGTGCGGACGCTGGCTGGGCTCCAGGTCGAGCGCCGCCCCGCACCCATCGACGTACTGTGGTTCCACCTCCCGAAGCGGCCCCACGACGCCGCGACGATGGACGAAGCCGCGGGGGCCTACTTCCGCTTCGGCCCCGGCACGATGGTCGCGCTCATGGATGCGGGTGAGCGCTGGCAGGTCGGGCTGATCCTCGCCAAAAACGCACTGCTCGACCTGAAAGTGCAGGGCCTCGACGCCTTCCGCGCCCGCATCGCCGCGACGGTGCCCGACGTGGCCGACCGGCTCGACACGCTGCGGTCGTGGGACGAGACCGCACTGCTCTCCATCGAGACGAGCCGCCTCGAGCGCTGGCACCGCCCCGGCCTGCTCTGCCTCGGCGACGCCGCCCATGCGATGAGCCCGGTCGGGATGGTGGGTATCAACCTCGCCATTCAGGACGCGGAGGCCACCGCCGCGCGCCTCGGTCCGAAGCTTGTCGCGGGCCACGACATCACCGATGCTGACCTCGCCGCCGTGCAGCGTCAGCGTCAGGGGCTGATCCGTCTCGCCCAGACCGTGCAGGACCTCGTGCATCGCCTCGTGATGCGCCCCGCGCTACGTGGCCCCGACGCCTACCGCTTCCCCGCGCCCGTCCGCACGCTCCTCACGTGGTCCCCACTCCGCCGCCGCGCGACGCAACTGATCGCCGAGGGGCGGCTGTGGTGA
- a CDS encoding SRPBCC family protein → MVEFEVTTWIAAPPAVCFDLARDVDFHAESLAHTGERVVDRPGHRLLELEDEVEFEGRHFGVVQRHRARITALEVPNFFRDEMVRGAFRSFAHDHRFEPMGEGTLMRDRIEFVAPFGWVGWIVERVVLSPYLKRLIAQRGLEIKRAAEDASKPTP, encoded by the coding sequence GTGGTCGAGTTCGAGGTCACGACCTGGATTGCCGCGCCGCCAGCGGTCTGCTTCGACCTCGCTCGTGACGTGGATTTTCACGCCGAGTCGCTCGCGCACACTGGTGAGCGTGTTGTCGACCGCCCGGGTCATAGGCTACTCGAGCTAGAAGACGAAGTCGAGTTCGAAGGGCGGCACTTCGGCGTGGTGCAGCGTCACCGGGCGCGCATCACGGCGCTCGAAGTGCCCAATTTCTTCCGCGACGAAATGGTGCGCGGCGCATTTCGCTCCTTTGCACACGACCATCGATTCGAGCCTATGGGCGAGGGAACGCTCATGCGAGACCGCATTGAGTTCGTCGCACCCTTTGGCTGGGTTGGCTGGATAGTCGAACGTGTTGTGCTTAGTCCCTACCTGAAGCGCCTGATCGCGCAGCGCGGCCTAGAGATCAAACGTGCAGCAGAGGATGCGTCGAAGCCTACCCCCTGA
- the nuoH gene encoding NADH-quinone oxidoreductase subunit NuoH — MDLPVYLFLVLNGLLLTASALVYAERRVAGIIQERIGPNRVGPQGLLQPFADVFKLIFKEDIRPSESNRFLHSVAPTLMVVIAMTTVAVMPVARGVVVADISVGVLLVLALTSLSVYGITIAGWSSNSKYSLLGGLRSSAQMVSYELGMGAAVVSVVLLTAATLRGQGLDLAALSMTGIVEAQNSAIGVFAWNLFRNPVGFVIFVVCAFAETNRAPFDLPEAEQELVGGYHTEYAGMKFGMFFLAEYVNMFMASVFITTLFLGGYLIPFEALFVPGMMEAGLGWLVVVLQVGSFLLKAAFCAFVFIWVRWTLPRFKYNQLMKLGWAYLLPIAIANILVIALGIALWYAVA; from the coding sequence ATCGACCTCCCGGTGTACCTCTTCCTCGTCCTCAACGGGCTGCTGCTGACAGCGTCCGCGCTGGTCTACGCCGAGCGGCGCGTGGCGGGCATCATCCAGGAGCGCATCGGGCCGAACCGCGTCGGGCCGCAGGGGCTGCTCCAGCCGTTCGCGGATGTGTTCAAGCTCATCTTCAAGGAGGACATCCGCCCGAGCGAGTCGAACCGCTTCCTGCACTCGGTCGCGCCGACGCTGATGGTGGTAATCGCGATGACGACCGTGGCTGTGATGCCGGTTGCGCGCGGCGTCGTGGTGGCCGACATCTCGGTGGGCGTGCTGCTCGTGCTCGCGCTGACCTCGCTGAGCGTCTATGGGATCACGATTGCGGGCTGGTCGAGCAACTCGAAGTACTCGCTCCTAGGCGGGCTGCGGTCGTCGGCGCAGATGGTGTCGTACGAACTCGGTATGGGTGCGGCCGTCGTGTCGGTCGTGCTCCTCACCGCCGCCACGCTGCGCGGGCAGGGCCTCGACCTCGCCGCGCTCTCGATGACGGGCATCGTAGAGGCGCAGAACAGCGCGATTGGCGTGTTCGCGTGGAACCTGTTCCGCAATCCCGTCGGCTTCGTGATCTTCGTGGTGTGCGCCTTCGCCGAGACGAACCGCGCACCGTTCGACCTCCCCGAGGCCGAGCAGGAGCTCGTCGGCGGCTACCACACGGAGTACGCCGGGATGAAGTTCGGGATGTTCTTCCTCGCGGAGTACGTCAACATGTTCATGGCGAGCGTCTTCATCACGACGCTCTTCCTGGGCGGCTACCTGATCCCGTTCGAGGCGCTCTTCGTGCCGGGCATGATGGAGGCCGGGCTCGGCTGGCTGGTGGTGGTGCTCCAGGTCGGCTCGTTCCTGTTGAAGGCAGCCTTCTGCGCGTTCGTGTTCATCTGGGTGCGCTGGACGCTGCCGCGCTTCAAGTACAACCAGCTGATGAAGCTCGGCTGGGCCTACCTGCTGCCCATCGCCATCGCCAACATCCTCGTGATCGCCCTCGGCATCGCGCTGTGGTACGCGGTGGCGTAA
- a CDS encoding 2Fe-2S iron-sulfur cluster-binding protein, translating to MPTVTIDGQEFEFEKGAKALQFLLDEGIEIPHFCYHPALSVPANCRQCLVRAGTPMFDRATREPVLDDNGVQKINFFPKLMPSCSLDLSDGMVIETQYGNPDVEGAHEDNLELLLINHPLDCPICDQAGHCPLQIQAYKYGPEGSRFEFEKVHKPKRIDLGPHVILDAERCINCTRCTRFTSEVSGSHQLSIVNRGDKNYPLPPPGEPFDDPYSMNVADICPVGALTEKYFRFKARVWEMSSTPSVSDFGSKGLNVTYWVKDNQVLRITPRVNADVNEFWLPDAARLLHSTYNENRPAGPTVTFRDGGRGGVKWAQAVQGAAMLLKDAAPDRIVLLGSARASVEDNHLLAKLANGLGAATPQYLRHVTPGTGDGWLVTDDQAPNTQGVERLGFAPVDETMLRAKLDAGEIDLLYVLDDDPVAAGLVTADDLAGIKVILHHTHATNETLPHADVAFPAPVAPEQMATYVNEAGRAQLLRPAKMTKTFDRALLMRLGTGQSRLDRGGTPFDNWVDEKNMVDAKALWEIAPDLAAALNLTGFPAADSAAVMADLAASNPAFAGATHAAMDLQGAPLADVGEPA from the coding sequence ATGCCCACGGTCACGATCGACGGCCAGGAATTCGAGTTTGAGAAGGGCGCCAAGGCCCTCCAGTTCCTGCTCGACGAAGGCATCGAGATCCCGCACTTCTGCTACCACCCCGCGCTCTCAGTCCCGGCCAACTGCCGCCAGTGCCTCGTCCGCGCAGGCACGCCGATGTTCGACCGCGCCACCCGCGAGCCCGTCCTCGACGACAACGGCGTGCAGAAGATCAACTTCTTCCCGAAGCTGATGCCGTCGTGCTCGCTCGACTTGTCGGACGGCATGGTCATCGAGACGCAGTACGGCAACCCCGACGTGGAGGGCGCGCACGAGGACAACCTCGAACTGCTCCTCATCAACCACCCGCTCGACTGCCCGATCTGCGACCAGGCCGGGCACTGCCCGCTCCAGATCCAGGCCTACAAGTATGGCCCCGAGGGCAGCCGCTTCGAGTTCGAGAAGGTGCACAAGCCCAAGCGCATCGACCTCGGGCCGCACGTGATTCTCGACGCCGAGCGCTGCATCAACTGCACGCGCTGCACCCGCTTCACGAGTGAGGTCAGCGGCTCGCACCAACTCTCGATCGTCAACCGCGGCGACAAGAACTACCCGCTGCCCCCGCCCGGCGAGCCGTTCGATGACCCCTATTCGATGAACGTCGCCGACATCTGCCCGGTCGGCGCGCTCACGGAGAAGTACTTCCGCTTCAAGGCGCGCGTCTGGGAGATGTCCAGCACGCCGTCGGTGTCAGACTTCGGGAGCAAGGGCCTCAACGTGACCTACTGGGTCAAGGACAACCAGGTGCTCCGCATCACCCCGCGCGTGAATGCCGACGTGAACGAGTTCTGGCTCCCCGATGCGGCGCGGCTGCTCCACAGCACCTACAACGAGAACCGTCCCGCCGGCCCAACCGTGACGTTCCGCGACGGCGGGCGCGGCGGCGTGAAGTGGGCGCAGGCCGTCCAGGGTGCCGCGATGCTGCTGAAGGACGCCGCGCCGGACCGCATCGTGCTTCTCGGCTCGGCGCGTGCGTCGGTCGAGGACAACCATCTGCTCGCGAAGCTGGCCAACGGGCTCGGCGCTGCCACGCCGCAGTACCTCCGCCACGTCACGCCCGGCACAGGCGACGGCTGGCTCGTCACCGACGACCAGGCTCCGAACACGCAGGGCGTCGAACGCCTCGGCTTCGCGCCTGTTGACGAGACCATGCTCCGTGCCAAGCTCGACGCGGGCGAGATCGACCTCCTCTACGTCCTCGACGACGATCCCGTGGCGGCAGGCCTCGTGACGGCGGACGACCTCGCAGGCATCAAGGTGATTCTCCACCACACGCACGCGACCAACGAGACACTGCCCCACGCCGACGTGGCGTTTCCCGCGCCCGTCGCGCCGGAGCAGATGGCCACCTACGTCAACGAAGCCGGTCGTGCGCAGCTGCTCCGCCCAGCGAAGATGACCAAGACGTTCGACCGCGCGCTGCTGATGCGCCTCGGGACCGGCCAGAGCCGTCTCGACCGCGGCGGCACACCCTTCGACAACTGGGTCGACGAGAAGAACATGGTCGACGCGAAGGCGCTGTGGGAGATCGCCCCCGACCTGGCCGCCGCGCTGAACCTCACGGGCTTCCCCGCTGCCGACTCCGCCGCCGTGATGGCCGACCTCGCCGCCTCGAACCCGGCGTTCGCTGGTGCCACGCACGCCGCGATGGACCTCCAGGGCGCCCCCCTCGCCGATGTTGGCGAGCCTGCCTAG